One window from the genome of Candidatus Sulfotelmatobacter sp. encodes:
- a CDS encoding FIST N-terminal domain-containing protein, translated as MSIPSGSRMRWASAVSTLADAAPAVDEVVEALRTGLAGASVDLMLAFIGAAHVRHAEAMAAELRQKLSPGCLFGVTANGVVSREHELETGPALSVVAARLPGVRVRPFVLTQDLWRDALGDPKVFGAAAPGVGESELVLLTGDPFSLDVERVLAAFHRHARGVRVVGGMASAAPRPHGNRIVLNDWVADEGGVGVALSGALRVDVIVSQGCRPVGPPLTVTRAEGHLILELDGQPALERAEQTLRSLGEGEREALRNGLYVGRPARLGADGRGDWLIRNLLGADRDRGALAVGDLIAERERIRLHVRDRDAAREDLEMLLSPQAFDGQAGAALLFACNGRGRGLHGVPDGDLGLLQSALGGVPAAGMFCAGEIGPVGERNFLHGHTASIAIVREAATRS; from the coding sequence ATGAGCATTCCTTCGGGTTCGCGCATGCGCTGGGCCTCGGCGGTCTCCACGCTCGCCGACGCCGCGCCGGCGGTGGACGAGGTGGTCGAGGCGCTGCGCACCGGACTGGCTGGCGCGAGCGTCGATTTGATGCTGGCGTTCATCGGTGCCGCCCACGTCCGCCACGCCGAGGCCATGGCCGCCGAGCTGCGCCAGAAGCTCTCGCCCGGTTGCCTGTTCGGCGTCACCGCCAACGGCGTCGTGAGCCGCGAGCACGAGCTCGAGACCGGCCCGGCGCTGTCGGTGGTCGCCGCGCGGCTGCCGGGAGTGCGGGTTCGGCCGTTCGTGCTCACCCAGGATCTGTGGCGCGATGCGCTGGGCGACCCCAAGGTGTTCGGCGCCGCCGCACCCGGCGTGGGCGAGAGTGAGCTGGTATTGCTGACGGGCGATCCATTCTCGCTCGACGTCGAGCGCGTGCTGGCGGCGTTTCATCGCCACGCGCGCGGAGTGCGGGTGGTGGGCGGCATGGCGAGCGCCGCGCCCCGGCCACACGGCAATCGCATCGTGCTCAACGACTGGGTGGCCGACGAAGGGGGAGTGGGTGTGGCGTTGTCGGGGGCCTTGCGCGTGGACGTGATCGTCTCGCAAGGCTGCCGCCCGGTCGGGCCGCCGCTCACCGTGACACGCGCCGAGGGGCACCTGATCCTCGAATTGGACGGACAACCGGCGCTCGAGCGCGCCGAGCAGACGCTCCGCTCGCTGGGCGAGGGCGAGCGCGAGGCACTGCGCAACGGCCTCTACGTCGGCCGGCCGGCGCGGCTCGGCGCCGACGGCCGCGGCGACTGGCTGATCCGAAACCTGCTCGGCGCCGATCGCGATCGCGGCGCCCTGGCGGTCGGTGACCTGATCGCCGAGCGCGAACGCATCCGCCTGCACGTGCGCGATCGCGACGCGGCACGCGAGGATCTCGAGATGCTGCTCTCGCCGCAGGCCTTCGACGGCCAGGCGGGCGCCGCGCTGCTGTTCGCGTGCAACGGTCGCGGCCGGGGTCTGCATGGCGTCCCCGACGGGGATCTCGGCCTCTTGCAGAGCGCGCTGGGTGGCGTGCCGGCGGCCGGAATGTTCTGCGCCGGCGAGATCGGACCGGTGGGCGAGCGCAATTTCCTGCACGGCCACACCGCCAGCATCGCCATCGTCCGCGAGGCCGCGACGCGCTCATGA
- a CDS encoding plastocyanin/azurin family copper-binding protein, with protein sequence MFASSRHPRTRHVLLLLLLMFALVVVAPRPGHTPAARAAAAIGAHLNGPAGMAMSDEAMRQMVLDYSASHPQHVSGPAHLASPLAAPVDSFTAVNFRFEHDGNAATQVDTATIQAGQTIRFKWGTGFHTCISGTGSSDPDVGTVFSHNLQSAADNFDVTIDTPGTYPFFCSIHESSGMKGIIVVNATASVPAPRAANVGFVSPLAPNPTSRGVSFRIALAQAGHARVDVFDTQGRHIATPLDGEFAAGTFSGSWNGLDGRGGRVNAGVYSLRLRAPGLEQTRQLVYTR encoded by the coding sequence GTGTTCGCGTCGTCACGACATCCGCGCACCCGCCACGTCCTGCTGCTCCTGCTGTTGATGTTCGCTCTCGTCGTGGTCGCGCCACGCCCAGGCCATACGCCGGCCGCGCGGGCCGCGGCGGCCATCGGCGCTCACCTGAACGGGCCGGCAGGCATGGCGATGAGCGACGAGGCGATGCGCCAGATGGTGCTCGACTATTCGGCGTCGCATCCGCAGCACGTCTCGGGCCCCGCGCACCTCGCCAGCCCGCTCGCCGCGCCGGTCGATTCGTTCACCGCCGTCAACTTCCGGTTCGAGCACGACGGCAACGCCGCCACCCAGGTCGACACCGCCACCATTCAGGCGGGGCAGACCATCCGCTTCAAGTGGGGAACGGGGTTCCACACCTGCATCAGCGGCACCGGAAGCAGCGATCCCGACGTGGGCACGGTCTTCAGCCACAATCTCCAGAGCGCCGCCGACAACTTCGACGTCACCATCGACACGCCTGGCACCTATCCGTTCTTCTGCAGCATTCACGAGTCCTCCGGCATGAAGGGCATCATCGTGGTCAACGCCACGGCGTCGGTGCCCGCTCCGCGCGCCGCGAACGTGGGCTTCGTCTCACCGCTCGCGCCCAATCCGACCTCGCGCGGAGTCTCATTCCGTATCGCGCTGGCCCAAGCGGGTCACGCGCGCGTCGACGTGTTCGACACGCAGGGCCGGCACATCGCGACGCCGCTCGACGGGGAGTTCGCGGCCGGGACCTTCTCGGGCTCGTGGAACGGCCTCGACGGGCGCGGCGGCCGGGTGAACGCCGGTGTGTACTCGCTGCGACTGCGCGCGCCGGGCCTCGAACAGACCAGGCAGCTCGTCTACACGCGCTGA
- a CDS encoding tetratricopeptide repeat protein produces the protein MNQTRAGASRSGLAIATLATLVLLLAHAWLYRFLTDDAFISFRYARNLAHGHGLVFNPGLERVEGFSNLLWTLLLAGLDALGLAPERVAIPLGLGFTVALWAVIAGWMGRRWSARDRPLALVPLLFLALSRSFAVWSTSGLETRLFELLAVAGLLRLIEESESLLGGRPPGPPLAAWLLGLASLTRPDGALIAGSALLASAWVTRGRGQRWLRRALGRAWPWLALMVAVEAFRWAYYHAWVPNTYFAKVGGRLQWEAGLEYVAAFALEYAAFLWLPFLIAGIARLTRAGERPLVLILAAAAIPYGLYVIAIGGDHFEYRPLDLYFPLVALVMGEGLREWCVTRRGAAAAVVMSAVMLGGLTLLPWRSHREFPRVYSSGFPGYESSAGPEADRYLDPSANPITRLPLVREWAAAHRALLRRATARFAGVREEEHALFLAQMREEGLAIRRLVDQGRLPHDAFIATDCVGAVPYLTDLPTLDRHGLTDARVARQAFLDPRVAHGKEATPEYARRRGVDLWFHDPARLLAPLASSRFMRAWIEAREARVPVYAADGGSGEWLLAMLPRGADGAARRMPRLAFVALADSSASAPIGEQAIDAWREKLASDSTDTEAWDALGYLHASLGHAEDARDDYRALTVREPGDADAWINLGVASVRLGDWRGAIAAHERAAALLEAAGEAGRLEEVRAEIARLERGPDSGGDYRARRPAPAEP, from the coding sequence ATGAACCAGACGCGCGCCGGCGCGTCACGGAGCGGGTTGGCGATCGCGACTCTGGCGACGCTCGTGCTGCTGCTCGCACATGCGTGGCTCTATCGGTTCCTCACCGACGACGCGTTCATTTCATTTCGCTACGCGCGCAATCTGGCTCACGGCCACGGCCTGGTGTTCAATCCCGGGCTCGAGCGCGTCGAGGGCTTCAGCAACTTGCTGTGGACGCTGCTGCTCGCCGGCCTGGACGCGCTCGGCCTCGCACCCGAACGCGTGGCGATCCCGCTCGGGCTCGGGTTCACCGTCGCGCTGTGGGCGGTGATCGCCGGGTGGATGGGGCGGCGCTGGAGCGCACGCGATCGACCGCTGGCGCTGGTGCCGCTCCTGTTCCTCGCGCTCTCCCGCAGCTTCGCCGTTTGGTCGACGAGCGGGCTCGAGACCCGGCTGTTCGAGCTGCTGGCGGTCGCGGGTCTCCTGCGCCTGATCGAGGAGAGCGAGTCGCTGCTGGGCGGCCGGCCGCCCGGGCCGCCGCTCGCCGCCTGGCTGCTGGGACTCGCTTCGCTCACGCGTCCCGACGGCGCGCTGATCGCGGGCTCGGCGCTGCTCGCCTCGGCGTGGGTCACGCGGGGACGCGGCCAGCGCTGGCTGCGACGCGCGCTCGGTCGCGCGTGGCCGTGGCTCGCGCTGATGGTCGCGGTCGAGGCATTCCGCTGGGCCTACTACCACGCCTGGGTGCCGAACACGTATTTCGCCAAGGTCGGCGGGCGGCTGCAGTGGGAGGCCGGACTCGAATACGTCGCGGCGTTCGCGCTCGAGTACGCCGCATTCCTCTGGCTGCCGTTCCTGATCGCGGGGATCGCCCGACTGACTCGTGCCGGCGAGCGTCCGCTGGTGCTGATCCTCGCGGCGGCCGCGATTCCCTACGGACTCTACGTGATCGCGATCGGCGGCGATCATTTCGAGTACCGGCCCCTGGACCTCTACTTCCCGCTCGTGGCGCTCGTGATGGGCGAGGGGCTGCGCGAGTGGTGCGTCACCCGCCGCGGTGCCGCGGCGGCGGTCGTGATGTCGGCCGTGATGCTGGGCGGTCTCACGCTGCTGCCATGGCGATCCCACCGAGAGTTTCCGCGCGTCTACAGCTCGGGCTTTCCCGGCTATGAGAGCTCGGCCGGTCCCGAGGCCGACCGCTATCTCGATCCGAGCGCGAATCCGATCACGCGGCTGCCCCTGGTCCGCGAATGGGCCGCGGCGCATCGGGCGCTGTTGCGCCGCGCGACCGCGCGCTTCGCCGGGGTGCGCGAGGAGGAGCACGCCCTGTTCCTCGCCCAGATGCGCGAGGAGGGGCTCGCGATCCGGAGGCTCGTCGATCAGGGACGGCTGCCGCACGATGCCTTCATCGCCACCGATTGCGTGGGGGCGGTTCCCTATCTCACCGATCTGCCCACGCTCGATCGCCACGGGCTCACCGATGCCCGGGTGGCGCGGCAGGCGTTCCTCGATCCACGCGTCGCGCACGGCAAGGAGGCGACGCCCGAGTACGCGCGCCGGCGCGGAGTGGACCTGTGGTTCCACGATCCGGCGCGATTGCTGGCGCCGCTGGCCTCGAGCCGCTTCATGCGCGCCTGGATCGAAGCGCGCGAGGCGCGCGTGCCGGTTTACGCGGCCGATGGCGGCTCGGGCGAGTGGCTGCTGGCGATGCTGCCGCGCGGCGCGGACGGGGCGGCGCGGCGCATGCCGCGACTCGCGTTCGTCGCGCTCGCCGATTCATCGGCCTCGGCCCCGATCGGCGAGCAGGCGATCGACGCCTGGCGGGAAAAGCTCGCCTCCGACTCGACCGACACCGAAGCCTGGGATGCGCTCGGCTATCTCCACGCCTCGCTCGGGCACGCCGAGGACGCTCGCGACGACTACCGCGCGCTCACGGTTCGCGAGCCCGGCGACGCCGACGCCTGGATCAACCTCGGCGTGGCCAGCGTGCGGCTCGGCGATTGGCGCGGCGCGATCGCCGCCCATGAGCGCGCGGCCGCGCTGCTCGAAGCCGCCGGCGAGGCCGGTCGCCTCGAGGAGGTGCGAGCCGAGATCGCCCGGCTCGAGCGCGGGCCGGACTCAGGTGGGGATTACCGGGCGCGCCGGCCCGCCCCGGCAGAGCCCTGA